The nucleotide sequence CACCCGCCACATTACGCCCGCAAAACTCTGCTTTCTCGGTGAGGAACGCGAGTCGGGCAATCGGAAATGGATATGGCCGAAAATACCCAAGTCGACGTCTCCAGGCTCACCTTCGAGCGCGCGATCGAGGAACTCGAAACGATCGTGAAGCGGCTCGAGGACGGCAAGGTGCCGCTCGAGGAATCGGTGACGATCTATGAGCGCGGCGAGGCGCTGAAGCGCCGCTGCGAGGAACTTCTGCGCCAGGCCGAGGCGCGCGTCGACAAGATCACCACGGACGCCAGTGGCCAGGCCGCCGGCACCGCGCCGCTCGACGTGCAGTAACCCTGTCCTCTTTTCCACCCTCCAAAAGCCATTTGAGAAGCCATTTGGAACCTTGAGGCCCTTGCCGGAGCGGCGAAGGGCCAAAAATATCCTCAATTTCGCCCCCGAAAGCCTGCCAGGGAACCGGGCGAGAGGAACGTTCCGCCCGGGGCCGTGGTTAACCAAGCCGGCCTGCCGGGTGCGCCTGCATACCCCTAATCGGCCCAGCGGGTTGGCTTTGGTCCAAGGTTTGGTGTAAAGCTGCGCGGACTGTGGCTTTTTGCAAGCCTTTCGTAAGCACCGATTGCTGGCGATAAGTGCTTCAAATCGCTAATGAAATTGGCTGGGACGGACGAAGCCGATCTTCGTGACAGGGATCACAGAGACTGAACCGGAGCGCACTTAAGCTCACTTAAGCTTGAAGACGGGGCTGTGCCCCTCGCAGGTGGCTCCGACGGTTGAGGACTCGCGCTGCGCCTATATTGTGCAAACCCATCGCGCGCCGGAATGACCTTCCGGCGCTGAAAAATTGGAAATCGCCGTGAACGCATACAGTAAGACGCCGCTTCTCGACACCATCCGGACACCGGAAGACCTTCGCAAGCTCAAGATCGAGCAGGTCCGTCAGGTCGCCGACGAGCTGCGGCAGGAGACCATCGACGCCGTTTCCGTGACCGGCGGTCACTTCGGCGCGGGCCTCGGTGTCGTCGAGCTCACCACCGCGATCCACTACATCTTCGACACGCCGCGGGACCGGCTGATCTGGGACGTCGGCCACCAGGCCTATCCGCACAAGATCCTCACCGGCCGGCGTGACCGCATCCGCACGCTGCGCACCGGCGGCGGCCTGTCCGGTTTCACCAAGCGCAGCGAGAGCGATTACGATCCGTTTGGCGCCGCGCACTCCTCGACCTCGATCTCGGCCGGCCTCGGCATGGCGGTGGCGCGCGACCTCGCCGGCGGAACCAACAACGTCATTGCCGTCATCGGTGACGGCGCGATGTCGGCAGGCATGGCCTATGAGGCCATGAACAATGCGGGCGCGATGAATTCGCGCCTGATCGTCATCCTCAACGACAACGACATGTCGATCGCGCCGCCGGTCGGCGCCATGAGCGCCTATCTGTCGCGGCTCTATTCCGGCAAGACCTACCGCACGCTGCGCGAGGCGGCCAAGCAGATCAACAAGCGCCTGCCGAAGATCATCGCCAACCGCGCCAACCGCGTCGAGGAATATTCCCGCGGCTTCATGATGGACGGCGGCACGCTGTTCGAGGAGCTCGGCTTCTACTATGTCGGCCCGATCGACGGTCACAACCTCGACCATCTGCTGCCCGTGCTGAAGAACGTCCGCGACATGGAGACCGGCCCGATCCTGGTCCACGTCGTAACGCAGAAGGGCAAGGGCTACGGCCCGGCGGAAGCCTCCGCCGACAAGTACCACGCCGTCGTCAAGTTCGACGTCGCGACCGGTACGCAGGTCAAGGCCAAGCCCAACG is from Bradyrhizobium sp. ISRA430 and encodes:
- a CDS encoding exodeoxyribonuclease VII small subunit, encoding MAENTQVDVSRLTFERAIEELETIVKRLEDGKVPLEESVTIYERGEALKRRCEELLRQAEARVDKITTDASGQAAGTAPLDVQ